One Oscillospiraceae bacterium DNA window includes the following coding sequences:
- a CDS encoding Gfo/Idh/MocA family oxidoreductase, with translation MSDAILNQFTQKVEKKAKQTASKKLKVGFIGTGWIAEAHVEAYKQMQDVEIVAAADLIPGKAEAFFKRYGVGGVRFYPSHKEMLDNEELDAVSVCTYNATHAVCTIYALDKGVNVLVEKPLCVTIEEAVEMARAEKRSGKILSVGFQPRFDENMKMIKNIVQSGELGKIYYIQTGGGRRRGIPNSTFIEKKTAGIGALGDIGCYSLDMVLNAIGYPKPLTVSGYTSAFFGPNPKYNNPVDAKRFNVDDFAAAFIRLEGDIILDFRISWAMHLDTPGDTVILGTEGALRIPSTDCWNGSVGGPMTVYHDIAGLQTQTVIPILANDGEGLFYKKVRSFLDAVKNNGSAPISVSEILYNQAIIDGIVKSAEQNKEITINIPEI, from the coding sequence ATGTCAGATGCGATATTAAATCAATTCACTCAAAAAGTTGAAAAAAAAGCAAAACAAACGGCTTCAAAAAAGCTTAAAGTAGGATTTATAGGAACAGGATGGATAGCCGAAGCGCATGTCGAAGCATATAAACAGATGCAAGACGTAGAAATAGTCGCCGCGGCCGATCTCATTCCCGGCAAAGCTGAAGCATTTTTCAAAAGATACGGTGTTGGCGGAGTACGTTTTTACCCGTCTCATAAAGAAATGCTCGATAATGAGGAACTTGATGCGGTAAGTGTATGCACATATAACGCAACACACGCAGTTTGTACAATTTACGCTCTTGACAAGGGAGTAAATGTGCTCGTTGAGAAACCTCTTTGTGTAACTATAGAAGAGGCCGTGGAAATGGCAAGAGCGGAAAAACGAAGCGGAAAGATTCTTTCGGTCGGATTTCAGCCAAGATTTGACGAAAATATGAAAATGATAAAAAACATCGTCCAGTCAGGTGAGCTCGGTAAAATATATTACATACAGACCGGTGGCGGACGCCGGCGCGGAATTCCGAACAGCACTTTTATTGAAAAAAAGACCGCCGGGATCGGAGCTCTCGGAGATATCGGATGTTATTCGCTTGATATGGTACTTAATGCCATCGGATATCCGAAGCCATTGACTGTATCAGGTTATACAAGCGCATTTTTCGGTCCGAATCCGAAATATAACAATCCCGTAGACGCAAAACGCTTTAACGTCGACGACTTCGCAGCTGCATTTATCCGCCTTGAAGGAGATATTATTCTAGATTTTCGTATTTCATGGGCGATGCATCTCGACACTCCGGGTGATACTGTCATTTTAGGTACTGAAGGCGCTCTGAGAATACCTTCAACCGATTGCTGGAATGGATCTGTGGGCGGGCCTATGACGGTATATCATGATATCGCAGGTCTTCAGACGCAGACCGTGATTCCTATATTGGCAAACGATGGAGAAGGATTATTTTATAAAAAAGTACGTTCATTCTTGGATGCCGTAAAGAACAACGGATCCGCTCCTATTTCTGTTTCGGAAATTCTATATAACCAAGCTATTATTGACGGTATCGTAAAATCGGCTGAACAAAATAAGGAAATAACTATCAATATCCCTGAAATTTAA
- the argJ gene encoding bifunctional glutamate N-acetyltransferase/amino-acid acetyltransferase ArgJ, with amino-acid sequence MKKTEGGICAAKGYTAAGLHCGIKKYKKDLALIVSDKRASCACVYTKNLVKGAPIAVTKRNVSDGYAQAVICNSGNANTCNADGEKVAYGMCELVEKYAGIQKSDVIVASTGVIGKPLDITPIENSMSDLVSSLGNNSSDCVEAIMTTDTFKKEAALEFEVGGVVCRMGGIAKGSGMIHPNMATMLVFITTDAAIAPEMLQKALSEVVTDTYNMISVDGDTSTNDMVSVLANGEAGNEIITAENEAYSEFKSSLNELCAYLCRMIASDGEGATKLLECKVLNSKEKNIARICAKAVICSSLVKAAMFGSDANWGRVLCALGYSGAEIDVNRVDVTFISASGAVKVCKDGAGVSFSEEEAKKVLSEKEIIINIDLKTGEAEATAWGCDLTYDYVKINGDYRT; translated from the coding sequence ATGAAAAAAACAGAAGGCGGCATATGTGCCGCTAAGGGATATACAGCCGCCGGACTTCACTGCGGCATTAAAAAATATAAAAAGGATCTTGCTTTGATAGTGAGCGATAAACGCGCGTCATGTGCTTGTGTTTATACTAAAAATCTTGTAAAAGGCGCTCCTATTGCTGTAACAAAAAGAAATGTCTCTGATGGATATGCGCAAGCTGTCATATGCAACAGCGGAAATGCGAATACCTGCAACGCTGACGGTGAAAAAGTCGCATATGGAATGTGTGAGCTTGTTGAAAAATATGCCGGGATACAAAAAAGCGATGTTATCGTTGCTTCGACAGGAGTAATAGGAAAGCCGCTTGATATAACACCTATTGAAAATTCGATGTCCGATCTCGTTTCTTCGCTCGGAAATAACAGCTCTGATTGTGTTGAAGCTATAATGACGACTGATACGTTCAAAAAGGAAGCAGCTTTAGAATTTGAAGTTGGAGGCGTTGTCTGCAGAATGGGCGGCATTGCGAAGGGAAGCGGAATGATACATCCCAATATGGCGACTATGCTCGTATTTATAACAACAGACGCTGCGATAGCTCCCGAAATGCTTCAGAAAGCGCTTTCTGAGGTCGTTACAGACACTTATAATATGATAAGCGTAGACGGCGACACCTCGACCAACGACATGGTTTCCGTGCTCGCAAACGGAGAAGCCGGAAACGAAATAATAACAGCTGAAAATGAAGCATATTCTGAATTCAAATCATCACTGAATGAGCTTTGTGCCTATTTATGCCGCATGATAGCTTCCGACGGCGAGGGCGCGACAAAGCTCCTTGAATGCAAGGTTTTGAATTCGAAGGAAAAGAATATCGCACGCATATGCGCCAAAGCAGTAATATGCTCCAGTCTCGTGAAAGCCGCGATGTTTGGTTCTGACGCGAACTGGGGGCGTGTGCTCTGCGCTCTCGGATACAGCGGAGCGGAAATTGACGTAAATCGGGTAGACGTAACATTTATTTCGGCTTCAGGCGCGGTTAAGGTCTGTAAAGACGGAGCCGGAGTGAGCTTTTCAGAGGAAGAAGCAAAAAAAGTGCTTTCCGAAAAAGAAATTATAATAAATATTGATCTTAAGACCGGAGAAGCAGAAGCGACTGCGTGGGGATGCGATCTTACATATGATTATGTTAAGATTAACGGAGATTACAGGACGTGA
- a CDS encoding aspartate aminotransferase family protein — protein MIDIKSTYSEYIAETYSRNDLVIMKAKGSEAFDENGKRYIDLGAGIAVNILGYCDDEFADAVAKQARTVSHTSNLYYTEPQAHLAKLICEKSGMKKVFFSNSGAEANECAIKAARKYSWDKYGEEAGRNKIICLNHSFHGRTIATISATGQSEYHKYFAPFLPGYVFVEPNDIEAMVAEAKKGDVCAIIAEIIQGEGGVNLLNTNYIKSLQTISEENDLVLIIDEVQTGNGRTGKYFAYQNFDIKPDIVTTAKGLGGGLPIGATLFNDRLANTLTPGTHGSTFGGNPIVCAGAVSIVESIDDKLLDEVKAKSEYIFTNLRQCGGVKSVTGMGLMIGIETDKNAKEIVKLLADRGVLVLTAKTKLRLVPALNIPVGLLKEAIGIMKEVLQ, from the coding sequence ATGATTGATATTAAATCCACCTACAGTGAATATATTGCGGAAACATACAGCAGGAACGATTTAGTTATAATGAAGGCAAAGGGAAGCGAGGCCTTCGACGAAAACGGAAAGAGGTATATCGATCTTGGCGCCGGGATCGCCGTGAACATTCTCGGTTATTGTGACGATGAATTTGCCGACGCTGTAGCAAAACAGGCGAGGACAGTGTCGCATACCTCAAATCTGTATTATACCGAGCCGCAGGCCCATCTCGCAAAGCTCATATGTGAAAAATCCGGCATGAAGAAGGTCTTTTTCTCTAATTCCGGAGCTGAAGCAAACGAATGTGCGATAAAGGCCGCGCGTAAATATTCGTGGGATAAATATGGAGAGGAAGCCGGCAGAAATAAAATTATCTGCTTGAATCACAGCTTTCACGGCAGAACGATCGCAACGATTTCAGCAACAGGACAAAGCGAATATCATAAATATTTCGCTCCCTTTCTTCCAGGATATGTGTTTGTCGAGCCGAACGACATAGAAGCTATGGTGGCGGAAGCGAAAAAAGGCGATGTCTGTGCGATTATTGCCGAAATTATTCAAGGCGAGGGCGGAGTTAATCTGCTGAACACTAATTACATCAAATCATTACAGACCATATCTGAAGAAAACGATCTTGTACTTATTATCGACGAAGTTCAGACGGGAAACGGCAGGACCGGCAAATATTTTGCTTATCAGAATTTCGATATAAAACCGGATATTGTGACAACTGCGAAGGGCCTTGGCGGAGGATTACCGATAGGCGCGACGCTCTTTAATGACAGGCTCGCGAATACCCTTACGCCTGGAACGCATGGATCGACCTTCGGAGGAAATCCGATTGTATGCGCCGGCGCCGTTTCAATAGTAGAAAGTATTGATGATAAGCTTTTAGACGAAGTCAAAGCTAAATCCGAGTATATATTTACCAATCTCAGGCAATGCGGCGGAGTTAAAAGTGTCACCGGAATGGGCCTGATGATCGGTATCGAAACAGATAAAAACGCAAAAGAAATCGTGAAGCTTCTTGCTGACAGGGGAGTACTCGTTCTCACGGCAAAAACAAAGCTGCGCCTCGTGCCGGCATTAAATATACCAGTCGGGCTTTTGAAGGAAGCAATTGGAATTATGAAAGAGGTATTGCAATGA
- the argC gene encoding N-acetyl-gamma-glutamyl-phosphate reductase produces the protein MNLKKKTIFIDGKEGTTGLRIYERLAARNGIDIELLTVEEAVRKDPENRRRLINASDIVFLCLPDDASRESVALCENPDTVIIDSSTAYRTDPSWAYGFPELSEHNKDNIKNGKRIAVPGCHASGFVSIVYPLVKEGIISTDERFDCFSLTGYSGGGRKMISQYESDMNKSNGMFSPRIYGLGQNHKHLKEMKAICGLSKNPLFLPIVDDYFSGMIVNVPLPDGISITKDELRVFYSEYYKNSRIISVSNENEHYSDGFIPANAFSGYDSMMICVTGSDNDDSRILISSIFDNLGKGASGAAVQCMNLSMGIDEAAGLKLI, from the coding sequence ATGAACTTAAAGAAGAAAACGATATTCATCGATGGCAAGGAAGGCACAACAGGGCTTAGAATTTATGAACGGCTCGCAGCCAGAAACGGAATCGATATTGAGCTTTTGACAGTTGAAGAAGCTGTGAGAAAAGATCCGGAAAACCGAAGACGCCTTATAAATGCATCTGATATTGTATTTTTATGCTTGCCGGATGACGCATCGCGTGAATCGGTTGCTTTATGCGAAAATCCGGATACGGTTATTATTGACAGTTCTACGGCATACAGAACAGATCCGAGCTGGGCATACGGTTTTCCGGAGCTTTCTGAACATAATAAGGATAATATTAAAAACGGAAAGAGAATTGCTGTTCCCGGATGTCATGCAAGCGGTTTCGTTTCTATAGTATATCCGCTTGTTAAAGAAGGAATTATTTCAACCGATGAGAGATTTGATTGCTTTTCCCTCACCGGATACAGCGGTGGCGGAAGAAAAATGATCTCTCAATACGAATCTGATATGAATAAATCAAATGGAATGTTCTCACCGAGAATATACGGACTTGGACAAAATCATAAACATCTCAAAGAGATGAAAGCAATATGCGGTTTAAGCAAAAATCCGTTATTTTTACCGATTGTTGACGATTATTTTAGCGGAATGATAGTAAATGTACCGCTGCCTGACGGAATAAGTATTACGAAAGATGAGCTGAGAGTATTTTATTCTGAATATTACAAAAACAGTCGTATAATCAGCGTGTCAAATGAAAATGAACATTATTCGGATGGTTTTATTCCCGCGAATGCTTTTTCGGGATATGATTCCATGATGATATGTGTTACCGGCAGCGATAATGACGACAGCAGAATATTGATCAGCAGTATATTTGACAATCTCGGAAAAGGCGCATCTGGCGCGGCGGTTCAATGTATGAACCTCTCAATGGGAATAGATGAAGCAGCTGGATTGAAATTGATTTGA
- a CDS encoding AMP-binding protein: MCNFKELIYNSAEKYSNRPAFKLKLKNNSYKYITYTQVKAQFRKSTAAFLNMSLLGKRIAIIGKNSYNWVISYLTAATIGVAVPLDKELNTKDMYDFICSAECAAVAADEDIINKLKPLCGDSVHYISLQSITSMLNTVELDTRVDSIKINNDEMSVLIFTSGTTGNSKGVCLSQKNICANIYSTTRMVKIKPNDKTLSILPLHHTYECTLNCLLLLSRGACISFIDGMTKIPQNISEYHPTVLVVVPALLEMMNKRIRKTVANQCPEKYRDLFEKYSFAEALSKVPFILRLIICQKVKKSLGGKLRLFIVGAADLPPILVEDFLALGIRTLQGYGLTECSPLLAGNNDFYLNPKSTGIAIPGVEIKIENPNSAGVGEIVARGDNIMLGYYRDEAATAKAMKGGYFHTGDLGCMDEDGFLYIKGRLKNVIVTSNGKNIYPEELETRLKEDELISESLVLAGTDKNGEICVKVKILPNLEHIIQIIGHLPTQEEIQTAVKSVIDKINKSLPGYKHIRIIEILSTELEKTTTRKIRRCGTNLT, encoded by the coding sequence ATGTGCAATTTTAAAGAATTAATATATAACAGCGCTGAAAAATATTCAAACCGTCCAGCTTTTAAATTAAAGTTAAAAAACAACTCGTATAAATATATAACTTATACACAAGTGAAAGCTCAATTTAGAAAATCTACAGCCGCGTTTTTAAATATGAGTCTTTTGGGAAAGCGTATAGCTATCATCGGTAAAAATAGCTATAATTGGGTAATAAGCTACCTTACCGCAGCGACAATAGGTGTTGCTGTACCGCTTGATAAAGAATTAAATACAAAAGATATGTATGACTTTATCTGCTCCGCCGAATGCGCGGCAGTTGCTGCGGATGAAGACATTATAAATAAACTGAAACCGCTCTGCGGAGATTCGGTACATTATATTTCTTTACAAAGTATAACATCAATGCTGAATACCGTGGAGCTAGATACACGTGTTGATTCGATAAAAATAAATAATGATGAAATGTCTGTCTTGATTTTCACATCTGGTACAACTGGAAATTCAAAAGGCGTTTGTCTGTCCCAGAAAAATATATGTGCAAATATTTATTCGACAACGCGGATGGTGAAAATAAAACCCAATGACAAGACATTATCTATTCTTCCCCTGCATCATACCTACGAATGTACGTTGAACTGCCTTTTGTTATTATCAAGAGGCGCATGTATTTCCTTTATTGATGGTATGACAAAAATTCCTCAAAATATATCTGAATATCATCCAACTGTGCTTGTGGTTGTGCCTGCTTTGCTTGAAATGATGAATAAAAGGATACGAAAAACTGTTGCAAATCAGTGTCCGGAAAAATACCGTGATCTATTTGAAAAATATTCTTTCGCCGAGGCATTGTCAAAAGTTCCGTTTATATTACGCCTCATCATATGCCAAAAAGTCAAAAAATCACTTGGCGGAAAATTAAGACTGTTTATTGTCGGAGCTGCTGATCTGCCACCAATTCTTGTTGAGGATTTTTTGGCTCTCGGCATTCGCACTTTACAGGGCTATGGTCTGACCGAATGTTCTCCGCTTCTTGCGGGAAACAACGATTTTTATCTTAATCCGAAATCGACCGGTATAGCGATCCCCGGTGTGGAGATTAAAATTGAAAATCCAAATAGTGCAGGTGTTGGTGAAATTGTTGCACGCGGGGATAATATTATGCTTGGTTATTATCGTGATGAAGCGGCAACAGCAAAGGCAATGAAGGGCGGGTATTTTCATACGGGAGACCTTGGGTGTATGGATGAAGATGGTTTTCTGTATATCAAGGGACGTTTAAAAAATGTCATTGTGACAAGTAATGGCAAAAATATTTATCCCGAGGAGCTGGAAACACGTCTGAAGGAGGATGAATTGATCAGCGAATCATTAGTTCTTGCCGGTACTGATAAAAACGGTGAAATTTGCGTTAAAGTAAAAATATTGCCGAATTTGGAGCATATCATACAAATTATCGGGCATCTGCCTACTCAGGAAGAAATCCAGACAGCTGTAAAATCCGTTATTGATAAAATTAATAAGTCTTTACCGGGATATAAGCATATCAGAATAATCGAAATTCTGTCTACAGAACTCGAAAAAACTACTACACGGAAAATCAGACGCTGCGGAACAAATCTGACATAA
- a CDS encoding glycerol-3-phosphate dehydrogenase encodes MPIITIIGAGMMGSALSIPACDNNNIVKIVGTPLDDDIIERLKKDSYHLNLKRFLPEGIEYYHFSEIKNAVPNSDLYISGVSSFGVDWFLKSIIPILPENIPVLSVTKGLIEDENKKLISIPEYYEKNINYSDRRSFNAIGGPCTSYELADRHQTIVCYCGKGIKTLEYIRKMLQTEYYHIELSDDIAGTECAVAMKNAYALAVSLGIGLPERTEGKSCIEHYNLQAALFLQSTRELKRIVKLVGGREESLVYGVGDLYVTIFGGRTRKIGTLLGRGMTFMEAMKELSGITLESVSITRNCCRALIDTGTDIECFPLLMHIYDIIENGADVDIPFEKFK; translated from the coding sequence ATGCCAATAATAACAATAATTGGCGCAGGAATGATGGGAAGCGCGTTAAGCATTCCGGCTTGCGATAATAATAATATTGTTAAAATTGTCGGAACTCCGCTTGATGATGATATCATTGAACGATTAAAAAAGGATTCTTATCACTTAAATTTAAAACGATTTCTTCCGGAAGGGATAGAATATTATCATTTCAGCGAAATCAAAAATGCTGTTCCGAATTCCGATCTTTATATCTCCGGAGTTTCAAGCTTCGGTGTAGATTGGTTTCTTAAATCAATTATTCCCATATTGCCTGAAAATATCCCGGTGCTTTCCGTCACTAAGGGACTCATTGAAGATGAAAATAAGAAGCTGATATCTATCCCGGAGTATTATGAAAAAAATATAAATTACAGTGACAGACGTTCTTTCAACGCAATCGGAGGGCCCTGTACAAGCTATGAGCTTGCCGACAGACATCAGACGATTGTCTGTTATTGCGGAAAAGGTATTAAAACGCTTGAATATATTCGGAAAATGCTTCAGACCGAATATTATCATATCGAATTGTCTGATGATATCGCCGGTACGGAATGCGCGGTTGCCATGAAAAACGCCTACGCGCTTGCTGTTTCACTCGGAATAGGACTGCCCGAAAGAACTGAAGGAAAAAGCTGCATTGAGCATTATAACCTTCAGGCCGCGTTGTTTTTACAGAGTACCCGCGAGTTGAAGAGAATAGTCAAATTGGTCGGAGGCAGGGAAGAAAGCCTCGTTTACGGAGTTGGCGATTTGTACGTAACTATTTTTGGGGGACGTACAAGAAAAATCGGTACTCTTCTCGGACGCGGCATGACCTTTATGGAAGCCATGAAGGAGCTGAGCGGTATAACGCTTGAATCCGTAAGCATTACAAGAAATTGTTGCCGCGCGCTGATAGATACCGGAACAGATATTGAGTGTTTTCCTCTTTTAATGCATATATATGATATCATCGAAAACGGAGCCGACGTTGACATTCCGTTCGAAAAATTTAAATAA
- a CDS encoding MerR family transcriptional regulator gives MKTVNEVSKISGVSIRTLHYYDSIGLLHPDQVTGAGYRLYGDAALERLQYIMLFRELQFSLDEIRNIIDSPSFDKNKALEQQIEMLKLKKGRIEKLISFALNIKTLGVTNLDFSAFNSDKIKKYAQQAKERWGDTEAFREYEKKSVNISENDMKNIYIEFMSIFAEFGKLLDRCPEDKSVQDMVIKLRSYITKHFYNCTTDILAGLGKMYFAGGDMTDNIDKAGGIGTAGFVSKAIEIYCKME, from the coding sequence GTGAAAACAGTAAACGAAGTCAGTAAAATATCCGGAGTGAGTATACGCACTCTGCATTATTATGATTCTATTGGGTTATTGCATCCTGATCAGGTGACCGGCGCGGGTTATCGTCTTTACGGCGACGCAGCACTGGAAAGACTCCAATACATCATGTTGTTTCGTGAACTTCAATTTTCGCTTGATGAAATCAGAAATATCATAGATAGTCCTTCTTTTGACAAAAACAAAGCTCTTGAACAACAGATTGAGATGCTTAAATTAAAGAAAGGACGCATTGAAAAACTGATTTCCTTCGCTCTCAATATTAAAACGTTAGGGGTGACCAATTTGGATTTTTCAGCTTTTAATTCAGATAAAATTAAAAAATACGCACAGCAAGCAAAAGAAAGATGGGGTGATACCGAAGCGTTCCGCGAATATGAAAAAAAGTCAGTAAATATTTCAGAGAACGACATGAAAAATATTTATATTGAATTTATGAGCATATTTGCCGAATTTGGCAAGCTGCTTGACCGCTGCCCGGAGGATAAGTCAGTTCAGGACATGGTCATAAAGCTTCGATCTTATATAACAAAACATTTTTATAACTGCACCACCGATATTCTGGCCGGTCTAGGAAAAATGTACTTTGCCGGAGGCGATATGACTGACAATATTGATAAAGCAGGCGGAATCGGGACGGCAGGTTTCGTATCAAAAGCAATTGAAATATACTGTAAAATGGAATAA
- the argB gene encoding acetylglutamate kinase produces the protein MNEHILSNAQRAEVLVHALPYIQEYNNKIIVVKYGGNAMINEELKIAVMHDMVLLSLIGIKVVLVHGGGPEISDMLTRIGKKSEFVDGLRVTDRETAEIVQMVLSGKINKGLVNLIQNIGGNAMGLCGADGALIRARILDERLGYVGEITEINTKPILDLIEKGYIPVISTVGCDSENNIYNINADTAAARIAGELNAEALISMTDISGIMRDKLDPSSLITKISASESLQLIKDGIICGGMIPKTDCCIEAIRRGVKKVFIIDGRVPHSILIETLTDEGIGTMFVR, from the coding sequence ATGAATGAACATATTTTATCAAACGCTCAGCGGGCGGAGGTGCTTGTTCACGCTCTGCCGTATATTCAGGAATATAATAATAAGATCATTGTCGTAAAATACGGCGGAAACGCCATGATAAACGAAGAGCTTAAAATTGCAGTAATGCATGACATGGTGCTGCTTTCGCTTATCGGCATTAAAGTCGTACTTGTCCACGGCGGCGGACCTGAAATATCGGATATGCTTACCCGCATAGGTAAAAAAAGCGAATTTGTTGACGGCCTGCGAGTTACGGATCGCGAAACAGCCGAAATCGTTCAGATGGTTCTTTCGGGTAAGATTAACAAAGGGCTTGTCAATCTTATACAAAACATCGGCGGCAACGCAATGGGTCTCTGCGGAGCCGACGGAGCTTTGATCAGAGCAAGAATACTCGACGAGCGGCTTGGTTATGTCGGCGAAATAACCGAAATTAATACAAAGCCAATATTGGATCTTATAGAAAAAGGCTATATTCCCGTCATATCAACAGTCGGCTGCGACAGCGAAAACAACATATATAATATCAACGCTGATACTGCCGCCGCCAGAATTGCCGGCGAGCTTAATGCCGAGGCATTGATTTCTATGACCGATATTTCGGGCATAATGAGAGATAAGCTTGATCCTTCTTCTCTTATAACAAAAATAAGCGCAAGCGAATCGCTTCAGCTTATAAAGGACGGAATAATTTGCGGCGGAATGATTCCGAAAACAGACTGCTGCATCGAAGCGATAAGGCGCGGAGTAAAAAAAGTATTTATAATAGATGGAAGAGTCCCTCATTCAATTCTGATTGAAACTCTGACAGATGAGGGCATCGGAACGATGTTCGTAAGGTGA
- the gdhA gene encoding NADP-specific glutamate dehydrogenase, translating to MSFDVEKFMDDLKAKNPCEPLFHQAVEEVAQSLKDFLDSHPKYLENKIMERMVEPERVVMFRVPWLDDKGEIQINRGFRIQMNSAIGPYKGGFRFHPSVCIGSLKFLAFEQTFKNSLTTLPMGGGKGGSDFDPQGKSDAEIMRFCQSFMTEMFRHIGPETDVPAGDIGVGAREIGYLFGQYKRITNTFVGVLTGKGREYGGSLVRPEATGYGTVYFAQHMLARTGDKISGKEVAISGFGNVAWGAAKKLVELGAKLIAISGPDGYVYIKDGMTAEGVDYMLDLRASNKNIVAPFAEKFNAKFIPGKRPWEIPCDIAFPCAIQNELNLDDAKTLIANGCKYVIETSNMGCTADAVDYLVKNINFAPGKAANAGGVACSGLEMSQNAEKRSWTAEEVGKELEKIMLGIHDTCVKFGTEPDGRVNYVKGANIGGFIKVADAMIAQGLV from the coding sequence ATGTCTTTCGATGTTGAAAAATTCATGGATGATTTAAAAGCCAAAAACCCCTGTGAACCGTTATTCCATCAGGCAGTCGAAGAAGTTGCTCAATCATTAAAGGATTTTCTTGACAGCCATCCAAAATACCTTGAAAACAAGATAATGGAAAGAATGGTCGAACCTGAAAGAGTTGTCATGTTCCGTGTTCCGTGGCTCGACGACAAGGGAGAAATTCAGATAAACAGAGGCTTCCGCATTCAGATGAACAGCGCGATCGGTCCTTATAAGGGAGGCTTCAGATTTCACCCTTCAGTTTGCATAGGATCTCTCAAATTTCTTGCTTTTGAACAGACTTTTAAAAACAGTCTGACAACGCTTCCGATGGGCGGCGGCAAAGGCGGCAGCGATTTTGATCCGCAGGGCAAATCCGACGCGGAAATCATGCGTTTCTGCCAGTCCTTTATGACAGAAATGTTCCGTCACATCGGTCCAGAAACCGATGTTCCGGCAGGAGATATTGGTGTTGGAGCAAGAGAAATCGGTTATCTTTTCGGACAATATAAGCGCATAACCAATACATTTGTCGGAGTTCTCACCGGAAAAGGCCGCGAATACGGCGGAAGCCTTGTCCGCCCGGAAGCGACCGGTTACGGTACTGTTTATTTTGCTCAACATATGCTTGCGAGAACGGGCGATAAAATCTCCGGCAAGGAAGTCGCCATTTCCGGATTCGGAAACGTTGCATGGGGCGCCGCAAAGAAGCTTGTAGAGCTCGGCGCAAAATTGATCGCAATTTCCGGTCCTGACGGTTATGTATATATAAAGGACGGTATGACCGCCGAAGGTGTCGATTACATGCTCGACCTTCGTGCATCAAACAAAAATATAGTCGCTCCTTTCGCAGAAAAATTCAATGCGAAGTTTATACCCGGAAAGAGGCCGTGGGAAATTCCCTGTGACATTGCTTTCCCGTGCGCTATACAGAACGAGCTCAATCTTGATGACGCAAAAACCCTCATAGCAAACGGATGCAAATATGTTATTGAGACATCCAACATGGGATGCACGGCAGACGCAGTAGATTACCTCGTTAAGAATATTAATTTTGCTCCCGGAAAAGCAGCCAACGCAGGCGGAGTCGCTTGCTCCGGTCTTGAAATGAGCCAGAATGCAGAAAAACGCAGCTGGACCGCAGAGGAAGTCGGAAAAGAACTTGAGAAAATCATGCTCGGCATTCATGATACCTGCGTAAAATTCGGAACAGAGCCGGATGGAAGAGTAAACTACGTCAAGGGTGCAAACATAGGCGGATTCATAAAGGTTGCCGACGCCATGATTGCTCAGGGACTTGTCTGA